The sequence GCGAACTGTGCGGTTATTAGTCTTAGTACGCTGACCACGAACTGGTAAGTGTTTAGTGTGACGAGAGCCACGGTATGAACCAATATCTTTCAAGCGCTTAATGTTAGCTGAAACTTCACGTCTTAGGTCGCCTTCGACTTTCATGTCTTTTTCAATCAAAACGCGCAAACGGTTAACATCTTCTTCTTTAAGATCTTTAACTCTAGTATTTTTATCAATCTTAGCAGCTGCTAAAACTTTGTTAGAAGTTACTCTGCCGATACCATAAACATAAGTCAACGCGATTTCAACGCGTTTCTCATTTGGGATCATTACTCCTGCAATACGTACTGCCATAGTTATCCTTGACGTTGCTTATGTTTAGGAGTTTTACAAATAACCATAACTCGTCCTTTACGACGAATTGTTTTACAGTCTTTGCAAATTTTCTTAAC is a genomic window of Candidatus Falkowbacteria bacterium containing:
- the rpsM gene encoding 30S ribosomal protein S13, which encodes MAVRIAGVMIPNEKRVEIALTYVYGIGRVTSNKVLAAAKIDKNTRVKDLKEEDVNRLRVLIEKDMKVEGDLRREVSANIKRLKDIGSYRGSRHTKHLPVRGQRTKTNNRTVRGNVRRTATSGKKMSAQKT
- the rpmJ gene encoding 50S ribosomal protein L36; amino-acid sequence: MKVRASVKKICKDCKTIRRKGRVMVICKTPKHKQRQG